Genomic segment of Leuconostoc mesenteroides subsp. mesenteroides:
CTGCTTTTTGGGCAACATCTTTTATTGAGATTTTGCGCATCACATTTTACTCCTTAGTTTAGAAACATTATTCTTAAACTATTGTACCAGTAAAAATCAAATGGAAACGCTTTCATTTTTAAAAAGTTGGTGCTATAATGTTTGTGGTTAAACGTTTTACTAACTTGCACTTTGTTCAAGAGAGGAATAACTCATGTTTTTATTTGCTAATATTCTTGGTATCTTTGTTTTTATTGCCATTGCAGCGCTGTTTTCAAACGATCGCAAAAATATTCAGTGGAAATCAGTCGGTATTGTACTGGCACTAGAGATTTTGCTAGCTTGGTTTTTTACTCAGTTCAGGTCTGGACAAATCGCTGTACAAGCTGCAGCTGATGGTTTCAATTGGCTTGTTTCTGTGGCTACTCAAGGAATTGCGTTTGCGTTGCCCGAATGGTTGACCTCTAATAATGGGGGACCAAACTTTGTTACTTCTGCTTTGTTACCAATTTTATTGGTTGTACCCTTGTTTGATATCTTAACCTACATTGGCTTACTACCATGGTTAATTAAGTGGATTGGTAAGGGTCTTGCTTTTATAACTGGACAACCAAAATTTGAAGCATTCTTTTCGATTGAAATGATGTTTTTAGGAAATACAGAGGTATTAGCTGTGTCAAAAGCACAACTAGATATGATGTCTGCACGCCGAAACTTTACACTCGCAATGATGTCGATGAGCTGTGTCACATCTGCTATTATTGGTTCGTATACTCAAATGGTTCCTGGTAAGTATGTGTTAACCGCCATCCCACTTAATATACTAGGCGCTATCATTATTGCTACAATTTTAAATCCAACTAAAGTGACACCCGAAGAAGATGTCATTGTCAGTGTTGCATCAGATAATGGTAAAAAAGAACCGTTCTTTTCATTCTTAGGTGATTCAATTCTTGGCGCTGGAAAGTTGATTTTGATTATTACGGCTACTGTTATTGCGTTTGTTTCTTTAGCGGCATTGATTAATCAATTATTCAGTTTAACTGGGCTGCACTGGTTAACATTAGAAAACATTTTTGGCGTAATCATGTTTCCGTTTGCATGGTTACTGGGATTCAATGTTCACGAGGCTTTCCAAATTGCGCAATATATGGGTACAAAACTGGTAACTAATGAGTTTGTTGTCATGGGTGAAGTTTCAAAATCAATTATGGCCGGTAAAGGCCTTTTTGCAAATGAACATGCACGGATTGTATTGACAGTGTTCCTTACTAGCTTTGCTAACTTTGGTACTTTAGGCATGATTATTGGTTGCTTCAAAGGACTTGTCAGTAAAGAAAAAAATGATTACATTAGTGCTCGAGTGCCTTACATGTTGTTGTCCGGTATATTAGTTTCACTGCTGTCAGCTGCAACCGCAGGCCTGTTTGTTTGGTAATCAAAAGGGAATGTTTTGTAAAGGAGAAATGATGATACCTATAATTTTAGATATGGATCCAGGGATGATGATGCCGTTGCTTTATCGATTGCGCTTAGCAATCCTAGTATTGATATCAAGTTGCTGACAAGCGTTGCGGGGAATGTTAGTGTTGATAAAACAACCAATAATTTATTAAAGTTACTAACATTTTTTCATCAAACACAGATTCCAGTTGCAAAAGGCGCCGCTGCACCATTGAAAAAAGAGTTCTCTGATGCTGCTTATATTCATGGTGAATCAGGTATGCCTGGATACGAATTCCCCCAAGTAACGAAAAAAGCGATTAAATTAGATGCAGTTACTGCAATGGCTGAAGAACTGGAAGGAGCCACTACACCACTGACTATTGTGGCTACTGGATCATATACAAACATCGCACGATTAATACAGAGATATCCAAGTTTACTTCATAAGATTGAAAAATTTATTTTGATGGGTGGCTCTTTGTCAGGCGGAAATGTATCTTCAGTTGCAGAATTTAATGTGTTCACTGATCCAGATGCAGCCGACATTGTTTTCAAAAGCGGTGTGCCAATTGTTATGATTGGTCTTGATGTAACGCTCAAGGCGTTATTACCTTTTAAAACGATAGATGCCATTGGAAGTCAAGGAAAAGCAGGTGAAATGTTACAAAAAGTTATGACAGCTTATGGTGATACTGCAGAAGGTGGCAAACCTATGCATGATGTCAATACAATTTGTTATTTATTACATCCTGAATTCTATACAGTAAAAGATTACTGGGTTGATATTATTATTTCTGGACCAGCTACGGGTGCAACAATTGCTGATACGCAAAACCGATGGTCAGGGGGTCAGTTAAACGCACAGGTAGCAGTTGACATTGATAAGGCAGCATTTGAAAAATGGTTTATTGAGCAAGTACCAAAGATGAATCAACTAGAAAGATAGCTATTACGATTAGTAGATTGTTGTAGTGGCAATCTTTTTTTGTCTAGTTATTATATAATAGTGAGGTGATTCAATATTTATCAGAGAGATAGGGTGAGTGCTTGTCATGAAAAAGACATTGCAGAAAAAAAGCGTTAAATCTAATCAGAGTAATTGTCAGTTAATGGTTTTAATTGGTGGGACAGTTTTGATTGGCATCGTCGTCGGTCTTAGCTCTCTTTTTTTAGGGCTTTTACTAGAGTATGTGGAACGATTCTTTTTGGGCTATGAAGAAACTGCTTGGCAACCAGCTCCAACCGGAACAATGCCTGTCCGTCGATTATTTTCAGTACTTATTGGTAGTGTGATTGCTGCTGCCATTTGGTGGTTTTTAAGAACAAAGTCAAAACCAACGGTAGGCATTAATAAAGCATTATCAGGAGAGAAGATGCCTGTTTGGCAAACCATTCTTCATGTCACGACACAAATATTTTATGTAGGCACCGGTGGTTCAGTCGGTCGTGAGCTAGCTCCTCGAGAAGCTGGTGTTATGCTTGCGCAAAAAGTAGCAGTTATATTTGAAAAATTCAACTTGCCTCAGCTATCTAGTGATGATCGCAAACTACTTATTGCATCAGCCGCAGGTGCTGGTTTTGCAGGAATATACATTGCGCCAATAACCGGGATGTTTTTCTGTACTGAAATTTTATTAAAAAAAATGACAGTACGCACAGTTGCGGTCAGCTTAAGTATGTCAACAATCGCAATGCTTATCGGGTCACTTGCTAAAGGCTTTAAGCCGTATTACTTAGTTGGGGATGCAAAATTATCAGTGGTCACTCTGTTGGCGGTGTTAGTGATTGCACCGTTATGTGGTATTGCTGGCGCATTATTTCGAAAATTATGCCAGTGGGCAGAAAAAAATCAAGCACGCAAAAATAACATTCTATGGCAATTGCCAATGATGGGCTTGACCACGGGACTAATTTCCATAATATTTCCAGAAGTGATGGGGAATGGCCGGTCATTAGCACAATTGGCTATCAACAGTGCAGGTTTTCTTTCTGTGAGTTTATTGCTATTGGGTGCTGCGACAAAAATGTTGGTTACAGTATTGACCATTCGATTTGGTGCTGCTGGAGGGACCCTGACGCCATCAATTGCCATTGGGGCCGTCCTTGGCGCATGGATTGGTAGTTTTTTATTATACTTAGTTCCAGGTATCCCTATGTGGGAAGTTGCCATATTAGGTGCTGGTACGTTACTTGCCGCTTCACAACAAGCGCCACTAATGGCTTTATTTATGATATTTGAAATTTGCCATTTAAATTATGTCATGTTATTACCACTGGGTCTAGGCGTTTTAATATCAATTATTGTCTCACGAAAAATATTGTATCAATTCAACTGATTTATGTTTACATCAAAAAAAGGCTGGATTTTCCAGCCTTTTTGGTGCAAAAGTGATATTATTCTAGTACATCATGAATGGTGACCACGCCGACAACTTTTTTATCATTATCCAGAACAACCAAGTTGGAGATATTATAATTAGCCATTTTTCTCCAGGCTTCACGATTTCTTTTATTTTCACTAATGCTAATAAAACCTTGTGTCATATAATCTTTTGCTGTCGATCCTTTGACCCTACTGATATTGAGAAACTTTTTTCGAATATCGCCATCAGTGATAATACCAATGACATTTTCTTGTTCATCTTTGACCAAAGTAATACCAATACCATAGTCACTGATGCGATAGATTACCTCATTAATTGAAGTATTGACATGAACATAGGGAATTTTAGTATGCATTGAGTTTTTAACGTTTTGAAGCAATATTTTTCCAATAGAGCCGCCGGGATGGTACATAGCGAAGTTTTCACGATTAAACTCTTTGGCAGTTTCGATGGCAACTAGTAAGGCATCTCCCATGACAAGTGTTGCTGTGGTTGAACTAGTTGGTGCTAATTTTGTGATATCGGCCTCTTCGGCAATATCAATTGAGAGCACAATATCTGTATTTTTTGCGAGAGTTGAATCTTCAGAACCTGTCATGGCTATAGTTGCCAAGCCATGATTGTAGATATTTTGTAGTGATGACAGCGCTTGCAGTACTTCTTGTGTTTCACCACTATTAGATATGAATAGCACAACATCATCAGCTGACACACGTCCCAAATCACCATGATAAGCTGTTCCTGCATCAATATAGAAACTTGCTAAACCTACTGAAGAAAATGAAGCAGCAATTTTGTCAGCAATGATACCAGATTTTCCAATGCCAATAAATATTACGCGACCTTTAGTAGATAAAATTTTATCTACCGTCTCATCAAATGATTTACCCAGTGAGCTTTTGACACGATTCAATGCTTCGATTTCAGCATCAAATGTTTTCTTTGCATTTTCATAATAAACTTTCATGATCATAAACCGCCTTCATCTTAAGATTTTGGTGGAAAAGATCGTTAGCTACCTCTAAGATTGGACGTATTTTGGAAAGGTATAATTGACTATCCTGATCAGAAATAGCCTTTGGTGGGTTGGGGTGTACTTCCGCAAAGATACCCGCAACACCAATTGTTAAGGCTGCGCGCATCAACGGGAATGCATATTCTCTATTACCACCAGAATGGTTACCGTAACCACTAGGTATTTGGATAGAGTGAGTAGCATCATAAATGATAGGGAAATTAGTCTCACGCATTTGAATAAGGCTGGTCATATCAACTACAAGTTGATGATAACCAAACATACTACCACGTTCAGTAACTAAAATATGTTTGTTAATGTCTTCTACTTTATGCACAGCACTTTGAATATCTTCAGGTGCCATGAATTGGGCTTTTTTAATATTAACGACACGGCCGGTTTTGGCAGCAGCAACTAAGAGATCAGTTTGCCGACTAAGATAAGCGGGAATCTGTAATACATCAGCGACTTCTGCGACTGGTTCACATTGGTAAGATTCATGAACATCAGTAACAATAGGGACATTATAAGTCTTTTTTATTTTTTTTAAAATTTCAAGGCCGTGAGTCATTCCTGCACCTCGGTCGGAATCAAGTGAACTAC
This window contains:
- a CDS encoding NupC/NupG family nucleoside CNT transporter: MFLFANILGIFVFIAIAALFSNDRKNIQWKSVGIVLALEILLAWFFTQFRSGQIAVQAAADGFNWLVSVATQGIAFALPEWLTSNNGGPNFVTSALLPILLVVPLFDILTYIGLLPWLIKWIGKGLAFITGQPKFEAFFSIEMMFLGNTEVLAVSKAQLDMMSARRNFTLAMMSMSCVTSAIIGSYTQMVPGKYVLTAIPLNILGAIIIATILNPTKVTPEEDVIVSVASDNGKKEPFFSFLGDSILGAGKLILIITATVIAFVSLAALINQLFSLTGLHWLTLENIFGVIMFPFAWLLGFNVHEAFQIAQYMGTKLVTNEFVVMGEVSKSIMAGKGLFANEHARIVLTVFLTSFANFGTLGMIIGCFKGLVSKEKNDYISARVPYMLLSGILVSLLSAATAGLFVW
- a CDS encoding chloride channel protein — translated: MKKTLQKKSVKSNQSNCQLMVLIGGTVLIGIVVGLSSLFLGLLLEYVERFFLGYEETAWQPAPTGTMPVRRLFSVLIGSVIAAAIWWFLRTKSKPTVGINKALSGEKMPVWQTILHVTTQIFYVGTGGSVGRELAPREAGVMLAQKVAVIFEKFNLPQLSSDDRKLLIASAAGAGFAGIYIAPITGMFFCTEILLKKMTVRTVAVSLSMSTIAMLIGSLAKGFKPYYLVGDAKLSVVTLLAVLVIAPLCGIAGALFRKLCQWAEKNQARKNNILWQLPMMGLTTGLISIIFPEVMGNGRSLAQLAINSAGFLSVSLLLLGAATKMLVTVLTIRFGAAGGTLTPSIAIGAVLGAWIGSFLLYLVPGIPMWEVAILGAGTLLAASQQAPLMALFMIFEICHLNYVMLLPLGLGVLISIIVSRKILYQFN
- a CDS encoding KpsF/GutQ family sugar-phosphate isomerase → MIMKVYYENAKKTFDAEIEALNRVKSSLGKSFDETVDKILSTKGRVIFIGIGKSGIIADKIAASFSSVGLASFYIDAGTAYHGDLGRVSADDVVLFISNSGETQEVLQALSSLQNIYNHGLATIAMTGSEDSTLAKNTDIVLSIDIAEEADITKLAPTSSTTATLVMGDALLVAIETAKEFNRENFAMYHPGGSIGKILLQNVKNSMHTKIPYVHVNTSINEVIYRISDYGIGITLVKDEQENVIGIITDGDIRKKFLNISRVKGSTAKDYMTQGFISISENKRNREAWRKMANYNISNLVVLDNDKKVVGVVTIHDVLE
- the kdsA gene encoding 3-deoxy-8-phosphooctulonate synthase; this translates as MTKISEVFQEYNFSDNQLTLLAGPCAIESYETCAEVAEKLKKITDELGINFVFKSSFDKANRSSLDSDRGAGMTHGLEILKKIKKTYNVPIVTDVHESYQCEPVAEVADVLQIPAYLSRQTDLLVAAAKTGRVVNIKKAQFMAPEDIQSAVHKVEDINKHILVTERGSMFGYHQLVVDMTSLIQMRETNFPIIYDATHSIQIPSGYGNHSGGNREYAFPLMRAALTIGVAGIFAEVHPNPPKAISDQDSQLYLSKIRPILEVANDLFHQNLKMKAVYDHESLL